The genomic stretch GCTGTTGAGTCTCTTTTGGAAAGTCTTTGTATTCTCTTTTAACAGCATCGTTCACAAAGGCAAACTGTTTCATGATTAGTAAATTTCTAATAGTTAATATAATTTATATTGTAAAAACCGCATGATAGCTAATAAAAAAGACCCCTATCGCTTCTAGTTGCTTGTTTTCAGGCTTGTGATTGCAGACAATCAGGCAATCAATAGTTATAAAAATATCAGGAATGCAGAGGTTTATAGATAGGCGTAGCTAATGATTTCTTTTTGACAGAAAAATTTAGTCAAACCAAGACATTTCCTAGATTAAACTTACTCAATACATACTAGATAATTTCTTTTCTCTACAAAAATATATAAGCAACTTTATGAAATTAGAAAATAACAATGAACGACCATTACTAGAAGCAACGCTTGAAAATATCGAAGTTATTTTTGATATTGCTAGCGATGGAAATTTCTGGAGTGAAGTGCCTGTAGTTAACGTGAGTTCGACGGAGTAGACAGAAGCAAAAGAAAAGCTGAGACTAGGTTTGAAGCAAAAAAGGTCTCAGCAATATGAACAATATCGTATCGCACTTAGATATCACACGAATCTTCTGTGAAGTAGATGATTTTTGCCAAAGTTTTGAAAAACACTGGGAAGAGCAACCAATGTTGCCATCAATGATAGGAGAAAGAAAAAGTCGTTCCAGAATGAGACTGAGTGAAGTGATGACGATAGCGATCGCCTTTCATGGGTCAGGATATAAAACCTTCAAAGAGTTCTATACCCTAACTGTAATACCGTTTTGGCGAAAAGCTTTTCCGCACTTAGTAAGCTACACCCGTTTTGTCGAGCTAATGCCTTGGACAATGATGTTGTTATGTTGCTTTCTCCATACCCGTAAAGGAGAAGTAACAGGGATATCATTCATTGACTCCACGCCAATAAATGTCTGTGTCCCTTGCCGCGCCCACGCTCACAAAGTATTTAAAGGAATGGTCAATTGGGGCAAAAACTCAGTCGGATGGCACTTTGGTTTCAAACTACATTTGATTATTAATGACAAAGGGGAATTGCTTGCTTTCAAACTCACACCAGCCAATGTCGATGACCGTGAACCTGTGCCTGAGATGGCTCAAGACCTCTTTGGTCAATTGTTTGGTGACCGTGGTTATATCTCCCAAAAGTTGTTTGAAAAGCTCTATGAACAAGGTTTGCAACTGATTACCAAGCGCAAGAAAAATATGAAAAACTGTCTGGTCAAGTTGATTGACAAAATTCTGCTTCGCAAGCGCGCAATTATTGAGTCCGTCAATGACCAACTCAAGAACATTTCTCAGATTGAGCATTCTCGTCATCGCAGCTTTTTCAATTTTCTCGTTAATCTTCTTGCTGGCTTAGTTGCCTATACCTATCGCCAGTCTAAACCTGCTTTAGATCTTCAGCCTAAAGGCTTGCCTGCTCTTCCTCCTGCCATCTTTTAGTTCGTCGAACTCACGTTGTAGTTAGCACAGCATTCAAGTTACTTCGTGCTTCTGATACAATTCGAGAAAAACTATTTGCTAAAAAGATATCTATCTTCTTTGACGAATTAAATAGAGTTCCTGATTCAACTAGAAAACAAATGAGGCAAAAGATTGTAGAGTCCCCACAAGAGTTAGAAGAAGTTGGCAATACACTTTTAATGGTCTTGGATAAAGTGACCGAATTCAACAAGCCCAGATTACTTGGAAATCTTTTTGTTGCTTATCTTGATAATATCATTTCTAAAGAAGATATGCTAAGGCTAATCTATGCCGTAGAAGTTGCATTTGCGGATGATCTGCGGAAGCTAATACAAAATGGGACAGCATCTGATGTAGGTTCCCATCTTGAATTTTTAGTCCCATCTGGATTGTCGTGTGTTGTGGCAGGAGGCTGGAGCAATATGGGATCAAGTTCTACGGAAGTTTCCTATAAAACAACCATACTTGCTAACAAAATGTTGCAAGCTTACTACCATGTTAATGGAACGCCTAACTTATAGCTTGAGCAATTTCTTACATTAGAGATTGTACGATCTATTTCCAATAAACTCTAATCTGAATACTTAAGCGAACCCAAGTCATCGGCTATATAAAAGGATTGATAAAAACTAGCTAGCACCGAATGATAAAGGGGTATCAACTTTGTTAGAACAGCCTCGTTTGGGATCGCTTTTACTACTTACGAGACTTACCAACTTAAAATGCTACTCAATATTGACACATGCCTATGATTGAAGATATTCAGACCAAAATTGCCAACGAACAATATGAGTTTTCTAAACATGCCGTCGATCAATCCATTATTCGCCAAATTCGTTTGCACGAGATCGTAGAAGCGATCGCTAATGGTCAAATCATTGAAGAATATCCCAACGACAAATACGCTCCTAGCTGTCTCATTTGTGGCATAACTCAAACTGGTAGAACAATTCATATCCAAAGCAGCTATCCTAGCCGCCCATTGGTTAAAATCATTACAGTCTATGAACCTGATCCGAATAAATGGAATAACGATTTCACAGTAAGGAGAAAAAACAATGAATAATGAAGAGCAACTTGTCGAAAAGTATGTAACCTACTCATTAGAACTAAACGACAAATTCATCCTGATTGAGAACGTTCCTGCTCGCGTAAACGAAGAAACAGGAGAACAATTCTTTGCTCCATCAACTGTGATGTTATTGCAAAAAATTATTTTGGATGGTCAAGAACCACAGCGTGTAATTCAGACACATGTTTATAGCTATGCCGCCTAATCTAGAGGCTAATTTTTTCTCCATTGATGGGATGTTTGGGAAGAGTTGAAGAGAATGGGAAAAAGTGCGATCGCTTTTATTATTTGCGAGACTTACTGATAGAAAAGGAGACATAAACATGACACTCAAAGAACTACAACCACAACTACTAGCCCTAACCCCCGAAGAAAAATCTCAAGCAATCCAAATATTAGTACAAAGCCTCAGCAACACATGGCAAGGCATTGAAAAAAATCCCAGAGTCATGGGCGGAGATGCTTGCATTCGACAAACCCGCATACCCGTATGGCTACTAGTAAGCCTCCAACGCCAAGGCGCAAGCGAAGCCTACATTCTCGAAGACTATCCTACCCTCTCTGCAACAGATCTAGTAAACGCATGGCGCTATGCCGAAACACACGTTGATGAGATAGAAGCCGCCATTCATAGGCAAGAGGCGGCTTAGCATGGCACGTCTCTACGCCGATGAGCAATTCCCTAGAATTGTCGTCAAACTGCTACGCGCACTAGGGCATGATATTTTGACAGTCCAAGAAGCAGGAAAAGCCAACCAAAGAATCCCCGATGAAGAAGTATTAGCCTTTGCGATCGCAGATAACCGCACTATATTAACGATTAATCGAAGTGACTTCATTCGACTGCATAATTTACAACCTAGCCATGCAGGTATTATCGTTTGTACAGAAGACCTCAATAGACAAAGACTAGCTAACCAAATTCATGAAGCAATCACCAATACAGCCGATCTAACCAACATACTAATTCGTATAAATCGTCCTAGCAAATAAAGATTGCTTCGCCATTAGCAGGATATTTGGAAAGAGTTGAGAGTGATTGGAGAAAAGGCAATCGCGGTTTGTAGCAACGGATAGATGCTCACAGGTTATGGAGACTGGATGGGCGATCGCTGTTAATATCAAAGAAGTTTTATAGGGCATAGGGCTATGACCACGACAGCAATTCGACCCATAACTATAGATGAGTTTTTGCAATTGCCAGAGACGAAACCAGCCTCTGAATTTATTCATGGACAAATCATACAGAAGCCAATGCCACAAGGAGAACATAGTTTATTACAAGGTACACTCTGCCAAACTATTAGCCAAATTGCTCAACCAAAGCAAATTGCTCTAGCCTTTCCAGAGTTACGCTGTGTTTTTGGTGGATTAGCGATTGTCCCAGACATAGCCGTATTTCGTTGGGAGAGAATCCCCCGTTCCCCATCAGGTCGCATCGCCAATCGTTTTGAAATTAATCCAGATTGGGCAATTGAAATTCTTTCTCCAGATCAACGATACAAGCAAGTTTTAGGTAAGCTGCTGCACTGTGCGGAATATGGTACTGAGCTAGGCTGGTTGCTTGATGCTGAGGATGAGAGCGTTTTGGTAGTAGATAGCGATCGCCGCGTTAGAGAATTTACAAATAGCGATCGCTTACCAGTTCTAACAGGAATTGATTTAGAACTGACGGTTGAGCAAGTTTTTAGCTGGCTAAGTCTTTAGCTCATTGATTTTTGTGATATCGCAGGTTGTGATGGTTAGATAGGCGATCACGCTTTTACTACCTGCAAGACTTAATGATGGGGCGATCGCCGAACTGACGTTAATACAAGTGGCTATAGCGATAACCATCAAATTAGGGCAAAATAACAGAGATGTGGTGCGACGGATAAGGACAAACTCTTCTAAAAAACGAGTTTTTAATGCTCAACTGAATGGGCAAGTTTGCTGCTCTTTTCATTTCTGCTTTTGCCAACTCATTAATTTTTCATGGCAGAAACAAGCTATAAGCACTGTATAACTATGATCAAAACCGCAATTACGAAGATCTCAATAGTAGGAATTTTCCCACTAATGTGTAGTCTCGCTCCTGCTCTAGATACGATCGCCTTAGCCCAAACCTTGCCTACCTCAACGAGTAAGATTGCTCAGAGTACTCCACTGGCAAACACAACAATTAAGCTGGTAGAAAGGGCAAATTCCTTAAGGGAGCAAAATCAACTTGATCGCGCTATGGCTTTATATCGCCAAGCGATCGCCACAAGTCCAGAGTTTGTACCTGCCTACTATGGTTTAGGAGTAACTTTGCGCCAAAAGGGGGACATTCAAGGTGCAATCGAAGCCCATCGCCAAGCAATTACCATTGATAAAAACTATACGCCTGCCTATTACGGGTTAGGGATTGCGCTGTATCAAAAAGGGGATACGAATGGCGCGATCGAGGCATATAACCAATTTATCCAACTTAGCAAAGCGGATACAAATCTTGCGCCTGTGTACTACAACTTGGGGCTTGCCCATGAGCGACGCAATAATATTGATGGAGCAATCAGCGCTTTTCGGAAGGCAATAGAATTTGATCCTAAATATGCCCTTGCCCATAACGGTTTAGGTACAGTGCTCCGTCGGCAAGGGAATCGTCAAGAAGCGATCGCAGCCTATCGTCGGGCGATCGAGCTTGCACCACAATATGCCGTTGCCCATTTTGCTTTAGGTATTTCTCTATATGAAGAAAGAGACTACGTAGGCTCAATTGATGCTTATAAACGGGTAGTCGCCATCGATCCTAATTTCCCTAATGTTTATTACAATCTGGGGCTAACCTATAACCAATTAGGTGATCACCAAAGTGCCATAGCTACTTTTCGTAAAGCGCTGGAGCAAGATCCTCGCAATGCCGATATTTATGCCGCATTGGGTAGCGCTCTATTGCGGGAAGAAAATATCCCCGAAGCGGCGGAAGCTTTTAAACGTAGTACCGAAATTAATCCCAAGGTAGCGAGTAATTTCAATGGCTTAGGGTTAGCCCTGCGTCGCCAAGGAGATCTTGAAGGAGCGATCGCTGCCTATGAGCAATCTATTTCCATTAACCCCAGCTATGCAGCCGCCTACAACAATCTCGGTCGGGTTCTGTCCGATCAAAATCGCAATAATGAAGCCATTGCCGCATTTCGCCGCGCGATCGCCCTTGACAACAGAAATGCCGTTGCCTATAGCAATCTAGGCAATCTTTTGCGCTCTCAAGGCAATATTGATGAGGCGATCGAGGCTTTCCAAAAAACCATTGCGATCGGCAAAGAAGATTTATGGGTGGACTATACCAGCTTAGGGCTTGCCTATGCCGATCGCGGTAAGTTAGGGGATGCCCAAACAGCCTATCTCAAGGCGCTAGATTTAAATCCCAAATTTGCCAAGGCTTATTTTGGTTTAGGCGCTTTGTATACCCTGAGAGGTGAAGTGAGTAATGCCATTCGCTCCTATCAAGAGGCTCTTAAGCTATACGAAGAAACACGCGAGGCTGAATGGATTAAGCGGACTCAGCAAGCAATTCAAGCATTGCAAGGAATTACCTAAAGTAAATAACTTAGGAATAACTTAGGGCATCATCAAACATTGCCCTAAGTCATTGACTTGAGGCATGTTACAGCGCTTTGCGCTTAATTAGAACCCAGAAATATTTTTGAAAGCGGCGCTTCGCGCCGCTTTCAAAAATATTTCTGTACTACTCAAAGCCTCAATAGACTGTAATGGATGTGGCAAGTATATAAACACCAATAGCAGCTTAACGAATCTCTACAAGTTCACCTATGCCAACACAGGCAATTCGATCCTGCTCTGGAATAAACAAATAAGCATCTTTACCAGAAATATTCACACAGTAGCCAATCCACCTCATGCTGATATGGCGAAATTTTCGGTTATTTACATATGGATTATTAACATTCAAATCGCTCACCTCTTCATTAATAAAAAACTAGCCATCTTGCTATAGAGCGGTGCTAATTCATGTGTAGACTTTTGAATTTGAAAAAACGCCCCGCAGGGTCGCTTTTTATCAACTATTTAGGATTTTCTATACGATATATCAAACACAGTTTGAGAACTCTTAAATGAAATAGGAGTTTTCAGAGATGATATGACCTAGATTTTAAGTATTTGGATATTTTAGAGAATGCGTCCTTCTCGATAGGCATGTATAAGGATTAATCTTAATAATCAAGATTTTTCAAAGAAAAACCTGCTCTTCTTTTTGCCAAAAAATTACCAATCTATAGGTTTGTAACAGCTATCCCACCCAATCACAACAACCTAGTCTGGAGTCGATGTCCTAATATCCTTGGCGACATCTATAACTGTAGCGATCGCGCTTTGAGATTGTTATAAGCTTACATAGTTGATGGATTGTGCAGCACAAAGCAAAGTACAAACCATAAAAAATTAATTATGGAGTTTTAAATATAAGCATGGGATTTTTAGAAGGTCAGGTGGCGATCGTCACAGGTGCATCGAGAGGGATTGGACGGGCGATCGCCGTAGCACTCGCAGGTGAAGGCGCAAAGGTAATTGTGAACTATGCGAGTTCGGTCACAGCTGCCGAAGAAGTAGTTGCAGAAATCAAAAGCAAAGGTGGTGAGGCGATCGCTCTCCATGCCGATGTGTCCCACGAAGCGCAGGTTGATAGCTTGGTAAAATCAGCGATCGATACTTGGGGACGAGTGGATGTATTGGTCAATAATGCTGGCATTACCCGCGATACGCTCCTGCTGCGAATGAAGCTAGAGGATTGGCAATCGGTGATCGACCTCAACCTGACGGGCGTATTCCTCGCTACCCGTGCTGTATCCAAAATCATGCTCAAGCAAAAGTCAGGACGGATTATTAATATTGCCTCCGTTGCAGGACAAATGGGCAATCCTGGTCAGGGCAATTACAGTGCTGCTAAAGCTGGCGTAATCGGCTTTACCAAAACCGTTGCTAAGGAAATGGCAAGTCGTGGCGTTACCGTCAATGCGGTTGCTCCCGGATTTATTGCTACTGACATGACCGCAGATTTGAAGAATACTGAAGAAATTCTTAAATTTATTCCCCTCGGTCGCTATGGTCAGCCTGAAGAAATTGCAGGGATGGTGAGATTTCTTGCTGCTGATCCTGCGGCGGCTTACATCACTGGTCAGGTATTTAATGTCGATGGTGGCATGGTCATGGCTTAGATTAGAGAAGGGTGCAAAAGCACCCTTCTCTAAGTTTATGGAATTAAGAGGGATCTTATGCGTCGCACCTTGAAAATTTTGCTAATTGGCATATTGGGGATTTTGTGTATGGTAATTAGTCCCCATCCTGCGATCGCCTCACCCGTCAGCACAACTGCCAAACTAGCCGCGATTGATTTCACGAAGCAACAGACGATTACAGTTAATGTCAGTCTCAGTAATGCCGCTAACGAATTAAAATTTACGCCTGATCGCTTTACCTTTAACGCAGGCAAGCGTTACAAACTGATCCTCAGTAATCCTAGCGGCATGAAACATTATTTCACCAGCAAAGATTTTGCTGATGCGGTCTGGACGCAGAACGTCGTGGCTGGCAATGTGGAAATTAAGGGCAATATCCGCGAATTAGAACTAAAGCCTAATGCCACTGCTGAATGGACTTTTGTGCCAATTAAATCAGGAACCTATGAACTGCATTGTGCGATCGCTGGTCACACCGAAGCAGGAATGCGTGGCAGCATCACAATTCAACCAAGCATTTAATTGATATTTATTATTTGCTTAGCTTTCTGTGTAAGTACTTCATCCATCCAAGCATTTATGCTTTTACCAACTTTAGTAGCAGCAAGATGGATTAACTTGTGATGATCAGGCGTAGTCCGAAAAGGTAGCTTACCTGAATAAGGTTTATCAGGATCTTTTCCCCGTTCTGCACAAAACTCTAAATAATCATCTACCCCATCTTTAAAGTCCTGAGTTGCTTCCTCAATAGTTTTACCTCGAAATGTAATTACATCAGTGATGTCTAAGATTCGACCATGTAAAATAGCCGACTCAATATCAACTTCAATTTTTCCCGTATATCCTTTATAAGTAATAATGCTCATATATTCCTGTTTTTCTCTGCGAGTTTTGAATTAACGGGGGCAGTTATAATCCTGCCCCCATGTATTTATCTAATTTTCATTAGTTGTTATTCTTCAGGTAAACATCCTGCCGCCTCCAAAAAATCACGCAAATCTTTGACTACATATCTCTTTATTTCTGGAGTGGGATGGGGCTCATGAAAGTGACCATCTTTACCATTTAACTCAAACATAACTCTTGACCCTCTTCCTTCCTTTATTTTTCCACCTAAACTTTTTATTAATCTTTTTACATCATCAAATCTAATATCTGAGCTTATAGGGTCTTCAAAAATTGCTTTTAGGATTTTCTTATTTTTAGTGTTCAAAAGTTTGAACCTCTTTTTTCTAAAGAACTTCTTTATGATATCACTTTTTGATATCATTGTCAAAATATTTAGACACCAATATATTTCTAATTCAGCTCTAGTCTAGGGATTACATACTCATGCGTTCGATATTTGCAATTTTTCTTACTTTATTTTTATTTTTTCATTCCGCAGCGATCGCACCAGTACAGGCGCAACTAAATATTACCGAAGCAGAATCTAATCAACTGGATGACCTCGTTAAAAAAGCTTTTGCTGCCACGGATGCGGGCGAATTTCCCAAGGCTGAATGGTATTGGACAGACTTAATCAAGCTCTATCCCAATAATGCCGCAGGTTGGAGCAATCGAGGCAATGCCAAAATGAGTCAAAATCGCCCACAGGAAGCCCTCGAAGATTACAACAAATCCGTAGAGCTTGCACCAAATTTTCCTGATCCTTACCTCAATCGTGGGGCAGCTTTAGAAGGTTTGGGCAAATGGGAGGAGGCGATCGCCGATTATGATCGCGTGTTAGCCATCGATCCCCAAGATGCGGCTGCCTATAACAATCGTGGTAATGCCAAGGCTGGGTTAGGTAAATGGCAAGAGGCGATCGCTGATTATCAAAAAGCGATGCAGGTAAATTCGCGATTTAGTACTGCCTTTGGTAATAATGCGATCGCTTTGTATGAGGTCGGTGTTCAAACTGGTGATACCAATACTGCAATCAAGGCGATGAAAAATATCCTACGCAAATATCCTAATTACACCGATGTGCGGGCGGCTCTCACTGCAGCTCTCTGGGCTGACAAGAAACAGGGCGAAGCGGAAAGTAATTGGGTATCTGTAGAAAATCTCGATCCACGCTACCGAGATATTAATTGGGTCAAAAATATTCGTCGCTGGCCCCCATCCCTAGTTGATGCCCTCGAAAAATTTCTCACTTTAAAATAAATAAAAAAGCGGCGCATAGCGTCGCTTTTTTATTTATTAATTACTTGCAGGATTACTTGCGGGGATAGAAAACTTAACTTCACGGCGTTGTTGGTTTTTAAAACTAGAAACCGCTTCATCGAAAGACTCAGCTTGATCAGCTCTAAACTTTTCAGGAGAACGACCTCCAGCGAGATTAATGTTATTTATCAACTGAAGTAAGTTGAGATTACTACCACCGATATTGAGGGAGCCTTTTTCTTGCTGTTGGGCTTCCCGCAAGGTTTGCTCAGATAATGTCGTTGCCGTATTTACTTGCGCGATCGCCCCAGCCGCAGTAAACATTGTGGCTGAGACTAAACTTGTCGCAACTACAGAAATGGTCTTGCCGATCATCGGTTTAGCTCCTTGGTAACATCTACTTACTAGTCTATATCAAATTTTTTGAGTAGCGTAGAACTCAACGGGGAAGTACGCCTAAATCTACGCAGCATGTGCTAAGGGGAAACGAATTTCAATCGCTTCAAAGGGTACAGAAACCATACCATCTTCAGATCGTTCAATAAGTCCCAGTTCCCATAGACGCGACACATCAGTGTGAACGTTTGAATAGTTACGTTCGGCAGTTTTCGCAAGGGCATACATGCTACTAGCTCCAATACGACTAAGTGTATCGAGTAAATCGAGGCGGGCTGGTGTCAACTCGGAAAATAAAGCGCGAGCTGACTCGAAACTCAGATGGTAGTCAGGCGATTGTCCTTGCTGAGAGTTAGCAATTTGCTGTTTAACAGCCCCGAAGATGGAACCGTTACGACTTAATTCAATAATTGCCTTCATAGGTTACTCCATTCGTTCACATCTTGCTCGAAATCGGCTAGAAGCTGTTCAAGTGTAGAGAAATTGTAGTCTTTCTCTTGATCTCCGTAATGGCGGTGGTCTCCTTTGCCACGCTCATTATCGTAACGAACTCGACATATGCCAGAAGCACCATAGTAAAGTCGGTACTTGTATCTATGCTTAGATGGGAATATAGATTCAGGAACTTCCCAAATCACAACTTCGATTATCGAACCATCGTCGCGGACTTCTTTAGCTCTTGCAATCAGAATAGCTGTAATATATTGCATATTAGCAATATATTATGCGGAATGTCCAAGAAACGAAAAACAACAGATATTTTTGTTCAAATGTTTACTGGTTTGGGTATAAATTAGATGGAATAGTCTAATGAGAAGGACTTGGTGTCCTTGGGTTCAATATAAACATTTTGCTGTGGTTGTAAATCTAACTCATTAAAACGTTCACGGGTGAGGTGAGCAGTTAATACCTGTCCATCATCTAGTACTAGCTCAGCTTGAACTTCCCAACCAAGATTAATGATTCTATTGATCCTTGCTGCTATAGAAGTACTAGTTGGCTCAATCTCAATCAGAATATCGCGAGGACGAATATAAAGATCACCTTTACCATTCTGTTCGTGAGTTTGCTGGAATTTGCTAACTTGTTCGCTTTTAACTGGCAATACATTCACAGGTCCAATAAAGCTCATCACAAAAGGCGTAGCAGGATTGTCATAAACTTCCGCAGGTGTGCCAATCTGCTCAATTTTGCCTTGATTCATCACCACGATTTGATCGGATACTTCCATCGCTTCTTCTTGGTCGTGGGTGACAAATACACTGGTGACATGGACTTCATCATGGAGACGGCGTAGCCATGCACGCAATTCTTTACGGACTTTAGCATCTAGCGCTCCAAACGGCTCATCGAGCAGCAATACACTAGGTTGTACAGCAAGGGCGCGGGCAAGGGAGACTCTTTGGCGCTGTCCACCCGATAGTTGTGAGGGGTAGCGGTTGCCAAGTCCTTTGAGTTGAATGAGTTCAAGTAGCTCCTCTACGCGATCGGCAATTTTTGCCTTAGGTAGTTTGCGGACTTCTAGCCCGAAGCCAATATTTTGACGAATAGTCATGTGCTTGAACAGCGCATAATGCTGAAACACGAACCCAATGTTGCGATCGCGGACATCTTGATCGGTTGCGTCTTTACCTGTGAGAAAGATTTTGCCACTATCGGGAGATTCTAAACCTGCAATTACTCGCAATAATGTGGATTTACCAGAGCCAGAAGGTCCTAATAGCGCAACGAGTGAGCCAGTTTTGACCTCAAGATTAATATTATCGAGGGCTACATAATCGCCAAACTTCTTATTTACATTTTCTACAACAATGCCCACGTTGCACTTGCCTCAAATTGTCTTGAAATGACCGACGGTATAGCTTTTAAGAAAGTATAGGTTGTACAAATCTACAGTTATCCTGTGAGTTTACCGTTGATTAGGTGTATTCATATATTACAGTACTTCTTGTGGATCGCAAACCCAAAAACTAAATATAGTTGTAGTCACTCTAAAACTCAAAAGAGCGTTACAGCGCTTCATCCTACAACGCTCTTTTGGGTTTTGAGAGCGCTATAATATT from Pseudanabaena sp. Chao 1811 encodes the following:
- a CDS encoding IS982 family transposase; translated protein: MNNIVSHLDITRIFCEVDDFCQSFEKHWEEQPMLPSMIGERKSRSRMRLSEVMTIAIAFHGSGYKTFKEFYTLTVIPFWRKAFPHLVSYTRFVELMPWTMMLLCCFLHTRKGEVTGISFIDSTPINVCVPCRAHAHKVFKGMVNWGKNSVGWHFGFKLHLIINDKGELLAFKLTPANVDDREPVPEMAQDLFGQLFGDRGYISQKLFEKLYEQGLQLITKRKKNMKNCLVKLIDKILLRKRAIIESVNDQLKNISQIEHSRHRSFFNFLVNLLAGLVAYTYRQSKPALDLQPKGLPALPPAIF
- a CDS encoding DUF4258 domain-containing protein, producing the protein MIEDIQTKIANEQYEFSKHAVDQSIIRQIRLHEIVEAIANGQIIEEYPNDKYAPSCLICGITQTGRTIHIQSSYPSRPLVKIITVYEPDPNKWNNDFTVRRKNNE
- a CDS encoding DUF433 domain-containing protein produces the protein MTLKELQPQLLALTPEEKSQAIQILVQSLSNTWQGIEKNPRVMGGDACIRQTRIPVWLLVSLQRQGASEAYILEDYPTLSATDLVNAWRYAETHVDEIEAAIHRQEAA
- a CDS encoding DUF5615 family PIN-like protein; this encodes MARLYADEQFPRIVVKLLRALGHDILTVQEAGKANQRIPDEEVLAFAIADNRTILTINRSDFIRLHNLQPSHAGIIVCTEDLNRQRLANQIHEAITNTADLTNILIRINRPSK
- a CDS encoding Uma2 family endonuclease, which gives rise to MTTTAIRPITIDEFLQLPETKPASEFIHGQIIQKPMPQGEHSLLQGTLCQTISQIAQPKQIALAFPELRCVFGGLAIVPDIAVFRWERIPRSPSGRIANRFEINPDWAIEILSPDQRYKQVLGKLLHCAEYGTELGWLLDAEDESVLVVDSDRRVREFTNSDRLPVLTGIDLELTVEQVFSWLSL
- a CDS encoding tetratricopeptide repeat protein, which encodes MIKTAITKISIVGIFPLMCSLAPALDTIALAQTLPTSTSKIAQSTPLANTTIKLVERANSLREQNQLDRAMALYRQAIATSPEFVPAYYGLGVTLRQKGDIQGAIEAHRQAITIDKNYTPAYYGLGIALYQKGDTNGAIEAYNQFIQLSKADTNLAPVYYNLGLAHERRNNIDGAISAFRKAIEFDPKYALAHNGLGTVLRRQGNRQEAIAAYRRAIELAPQYAVAHFALGISLYEERDYVGSIDAYKRVVAIDPNFPNVYYNLGLTYNQLGDHQSAIATFRKALEQDPRNADIYAALGSALLREENIPEAAEAFKRSTEINPKVASNFNGLGLALRRQGDLEGAIAAYEQSISINPSYAAAYNNLGRVLSDQNRNNEAIAAFRRAIALDNRNAVAYSNLGNLLRSQGNIDEAIEAFQKTIAIGKEDLWVDYTSLGLAYADRGKLGDAQTAYLKALDLNPKFAKAYFGLGALYTLRGEVSNAIRSYQEALKLYEETREAEWIKRTQQAIQALQGIT
- the fabG gene encoding 3-oxoacyl-[acyl-carrier-protein] reductase, with the translated sequence MGFLEGQVAIVTGASRGIGRAIAVALAGEGAKVIVNYASSVTAAEEVVAEIKSKGGEAIALHADVSHEAQVDSLVKSAIDTWGRVDVLVNNAGITRDTLLLRMKLEDWQSVIDLNLTGVFLATRAVSKIMLKQKSGRIINIASVAGQMGNPGQGNYSAAKAGVIGFTKTVAKEMASRGVTVNAVAPGFIATDMTADLKNTEEILKFIPLGRYGQPEEIAGMVRFLAADPAAAYITGQVFNVDGGMVMA
- a CDS encoding cupredoxin domain-containing protein; translation: MRRTLKILLIGILGILCMVISPHPAIASPVSTTAKLAAIDFTKQQTITVNVSLSNAANELKFTPDRFTFNAGKRYKLILSNPSGMKHYFTSKDFADAVWTQNVVAGNVEIKGNIRELELKPNATAEWTFVPIKSGTYELHCAIAGHTEAGMRGSITIQPSI
- a CDS encoding type II toxin-antitoxin system HicB family antitoxin, with the translated sequence MSIITYKGYTGKIEVDIESAILHGRILDITDVITFRGKTIEEATQDFKDGVDDYLEFCAERGKDPDKPYSGKLPFRTTPDHHKLIHLAATKVGKSINAWMDEVLTQKAKQIININ
- a CDS encoding type II toxin-antitoxin system HicA family toxin, which codes for MNTKNKKILKAIFEDPISSDIRFDDVKRLIKSLGGKIKEGRGSRVMFELNGKDGHFHEPHPTPEIKRYVVKDLRDFLEAAGCLPEE
- a CDS encoding tetratricopeptide repeat protein yields the protein MRSIFAIFLTLFLFFHSAAIAPVQAQLNITEAESNQLDDLVKKAFAATDAGEFPKAEWYWTDLIKLYPNNAAGWSNRGNAKMSQNRPQEALEDYNKSVELAPNFPDPYLNRGAALEGLGKWEEAIADYDRVLAIDPQDAAAYNNRGNAKAGLGKWQEAIADYQKAMQVNSRFSTAFGNNAIALYEVGVQTGDTNTAIKAMKNILRKYPNYTDVRAALTAALWADKKQGEAESNWVSVENLDPRYRDINWVKNIRRWPPSLVDALEKFLTLK
- a CDS encoding HVO_A0114 family putative DNA-binding protein, with translation MKAIIELSRNGSIFGAVKQQIANSQQGQSPDYHLSFESARALFSELTPARLDLLDTLSRIGASSMYALAKTAERNYSNVHTDVSRLWELGLIERSEDGMVSVPFEAIEIRFPLAHAA
- a CDS encoding toxin-antitoxin system TumE family protein codes for the protein MQYITAILIARAKEVRDDGSIIEVVIWEVPESIFPSKHRYKYRLYYGASGICRVRYDNERGKGDHRHYGDQEKDYNFSTLEQLLADFEQDVNEWSNL